A single Panthera uncia isolate 11264 chromosome E2 unlocalized genomic scaffold, Puncia_PCG_1.0 HiC_scaffold_19, whole genome shotgun sequence DNA region contains:
- the ZNF229 gene encoding zinc finger protein 229 isoform X2, which yields MLENFRNLLSLGDKNEKDLEYNQERELKCLSYRELSYWKIGEQAAAELTGSQDRRGNLQGKDFQFSEDASPCQGWEGASPRGSPIGNLAGGLQGPIGSENQAFPPWKALRPVSVQESWMKAFVNESWNVLERCKKLDTQGTTYKPEWDGFGFRWVSRCHDDHGLPERERPSDRERCGRDRLKKSTLRHPAPEEDDLRSSERGDGLRGASHLPAQPGAPWKEKAGRYPEGGTGLRQTARLEGPQRAPTDEKPSKGNGRARGLRQNARGPSRPRAPAGEMPYRCDVCGKGFRYQSILLIHQGVHTGKKPYACEECGKAFGRSSNLLVHQRVHTGEKPYKCGECGKGFSYSSVLQVHRRLHTGEKPYACGECGKGFYAKSALHKHRHVHPGEKPLGCGAECGKGLSCGSHPSSRQKAHAGQKPYRCDQCDKGFSYNSYLRAHQRVHTGQRLFDCDVCGKSFSYSSGLLRHQRLHTGEKPYKCECGKGFGRSSDLHVHQRVHTGEKPYKCGECGKGFRRNSDLHSHQRVHTGERPFVCDACGKGFIYSSDLLIHQRTHTGEKPYKCAECGKGFSYSSGLLIHQRVHTGEKPYKCEACGKGFRCTSSLYKHQRIHTGKKPYTCEECGKGFSYGSNLRTHQRLHTGEKPYTCYECGKGFRYGSGLLSHKRVHTGEKPYRCDVCGKGYSQSSHLQGHQRVHTGEKPYRCEECGKGFGRSSCLHVHQRVHTGEKPYRCGECGKGFSYSSGLRNHQRAHAGEKPGKQTRAEAELRT from the exons atgctggagaacttCCGGAACCTGCTGTCCCTGG GAGACAAGAATGAAAAGGATCTGGAGTATAATCAAGAAAGGGAACTTAAGTGCCTTTCCTACAGAGAGCTGTCCTACTGGAAAATCGGGGAACAGGCGGCTGCTGAATTAACTGGGAGTCAAGACCGTAGAGGGAATCTTCAAGGGAAGGATTTCCAGTTCTCGGAGGACGCTTCTCCCTgccaggggtgggaaggagcaTCTCCTCGGGGTTCGCCAATTGGCAATTTGGCCGGCGGTCTTCAAGGACCCATCGGTTCGGAAAATCAAGCGTTTCCACCCTGGAAAGCTCTAAGACCGGTATCCGTTCAAGAATCTTGGATGAAAGCCTTTGTGAACGAGTCGTGGAATGTTCTGGAAAGGTGTAAAAAACTTGACACGCAGGGTACAACGTATAAACCTGAGTGGGATGGTTTCGGCTTCCGCTGGGTGTCACGTTGTCACGATGACCACGGGTTACCTGAAAGAGAGAGACCGTCTGATCGCGAGCGCTGTGGAAGAGACCGCCTGAAAAAGTCAACCCTCCGTCACCCTGCCCCGGAAGAGGATGACCTGAGAAGCAGCGAACGCGGAGATGGCCTCAGGGGCGCCTCGCACCTTCCCGCCCAGCCCGGAGCACCCTGGAAAGAGAAAGCCGGTAGATATCCCGAGGGTGGTACGGGCTTGAGGCAGACCGCCCGCCTCGAGGGGCCCCAGAGGGCCCCCACGGACGAGAAACCCTCCAAGGGTAACGGGCGCGCCCGGGGCCTCCGGCAGAACGCGCGCGGTCCCAGCCGGCCCCGGGCCCCCGCCGGGGAGATGCCCTACCGATGCGACGTGTGCGGGAAGGGCTTCCGGTATCAGTCGATTCTGCTCATCCACCAGGGCGTGCACACGGGAAAGAAGCCCTACGCGTGTGAGGAGTGCGGGAAGGCCTTCGGTCGAAGCTCCAACCTGCTCGTCCACCAGCGGGTccacaccggggagaagccctACAAGTGCGGCGAGTGCGGGAAGGGCTTCAGCTACAGCTCGGTGCTGCAGGTGCACCGGCGGCTgcacacgggcgagaagccctACGCGTGCGGCGAGTGCGGCAAGGGCTTCTACGCCAAGTCCGCGCTCCACAAGCACCGGCACGTGCACCCCGGGGAGAAGCCCTTGGGCTGCGGCGCCGAGTGCGGGAAGGGCCTCTCGTGCGGCTCCCACCCGAGCAGCCGCCAGAAGGCGCACGCGGGGCAGAAGCCCTACCGGTGCGACCAGTGCGACAAGGGTTTCAGCTACAACTCGTACCTCCGGGCCCACCAGCGGGTTCACACGGGGCAGCGCCTCTTCGACTGCGACGTGTGCGGGAAGAGCTTCAGCTACAGCTCGGGGCTGCTCCGGCACCAGAGGCTGCACACGGGGGAGAAGCCCTACAAGTGCGAGTGCGGGAAGGGCTTCGGCCGAAGCTCGGACCTCCACGTCCACCAGAGGGTccacaccggggagaagccctACAAGTGCGGCGAGTGCGGGAAGGGCTTCCGGCGCAATTCGGACCTCCACAGTCACCAGAGGGTCCACACGGGGGAGAGGCCGTTCGTGTGCGACGCGTGTGGCAAGGGCTTCATTTACAGCTCCGACCTCCTCATCCACCAGAGGACccacacgggcgagaagccctACAAGTGTGCCGAGTGCGGCAAAGGCTTCAGTTACAGCTCGGGGCTCCTCATCCACCAGAGGGTCCACACCGGCGAGAAGCCCTACAAGTGCGAAGCGTGCGGGAAGGGTTTCCGGTGCACGTCGAGCCTCTACAAACATCAGCGGATCCACACGGGGAAGAAGCCGTACACGTGTGAGGAGTGTGGCAAGGGCTTCAGTTACGGCTCAAATCTGCGCACCCACCAGAGACTGCACACGGGGGAGAAACCCTACACGTGTTACGAATGTGGCAAGGGCTTCAGGTACGGCTCTGGTCTCCTCAGTCACAAGAGGGTGCACACGGGAGAGAAGCCCTACAGATGCGACGTGTGTGGGAAGGGCTACAGTCAGAGCTCACATCTTCAAGGCCACCAGAGGGTCCACACTGGTGAGAAGCCCTACAGGTGCGAGGAGTGCGGGAAGGGCTTTGGGCGAAGCTCCTGTCTTCACGTCCACCAGAGGGTCCACACCGGCGAGAAGCCCTACAGGTGCGGGGAGTGCGGGAAGGGCTTCAGTTACAGCTCAGGGCTGCGGAATCACCAGCGAGCGCACGCTGGCGAGAAACCGGGGAAGCAGACACGCGCCGAGGCAGAACTCAGAACTTGA
- the ZNF229 gene encoding zinc finger protein 229 isoform X1 encodes MLENFRNLLSLGDKNEKDLEYNQERELKCLSYRELSYWKIGEQAAAELTGSQDRRGNLQGKDFQFSEDASPCQGWEGASPRGSPIGNLAGGLQGPIGSENQAFPPWKALRPVSVQESWMKAFVNESWNVLERCKKLDTQGTTYKPEWDGFGFRWVSRCHDDHGLPERERPSDRERCGRDRLKKSTLRHPAPEEDDLRSSERGDGLRGASHLPAQPGAPWKEKAGRYPEGGTGLRQTARLEGPQRAPTDEKPSKGNGRARGLRQNARGPSRPRAPAGEMPYRCDVCGKGFRYQSILLIHQGVHTGKKPYACEECGKAFGRSSNLLVHQRVHTGEKPYKCGECGKGFSYSSVLQVHRRLHTGEKPYACGECGKGFYAKSALHKHRHVHPGEKPLGCGAECGKGLSCGSHPSSRQKAHAGQKPYRCDQCDKGFSYNSYLRAHQRVHTGQRLFDCDVCGKSFSYSSGLLRHQRLHTGEKPYKCECGKGFGRSSDLHVHQRVHTGEKPYKCGECGKGFRRNSDLHSHQRVHTGERPFVCDACGKGFIYSSDLLIHQRTHTGEKPYKCAECGKGFSYSSGLLIHQRVHTGEKPYKCEACGKGFRCTSSLYKHQRIHTGKKPYTCEECGKGFSYGSNLRTHQRLHTGEKPYTCYECGKGFRYGSGLLSHKRVHTGEKPYRCDVCGKGYSQSSHLQGHQRVHTGEKPYRCEECGKGFGRSSCLHVHQRVHTGEKPYSSAFSGSHSFQEEDSMVKFRIFWIKPLFHLLSSLNHVLHKTTYKFLCLEQGEDQ; translated from the exons atgctggagaacttCCGGAACCTGCTGTCCCTGG GAGACAAGAATGAAAAGGATCTGGAGTATAATCAAGAAAGGGAACTTAAGTGCCTTTCCTACAGAGAGCTGTCCTACTGGAAAATCGGGGAACAGGCGGCTGCTGAATTAACTGGGAGTCAAGACCGTAGAGGGAATCTTCAAGGGAAGGATTTCCAGTTCTCGGAGGACGCTTCTCCCTgccaggggtgggaaggagcaTCTCCTCGGGGTTCGCCAATTGGCAATTTGGCCGGCGGTCTTCAAGGACCCATCGGTTCGGAAAATCAAGCGTTTCCACCCTGGAAAGCTCTAAGACCGGTATCCGTTCAAGAATCTTGGATGAAAGCCTTTGTGAACGAGTCGTGGAATGTTCTGGAAAGGTGTAAAAAACTTGACACGCAGGGTACAACGTATAAACCTGAGTGGGATGGTTTCGGCTTCCGCTGGGTGTCACGTTGTCACGATGACCACGGGTTACCTGAAAGAGAGAGACCGTCTGATCGCGAGCGCTGTGGAAGAGACCGCCTGAAAAAGTCAACCCTCCGTCACCCTGCCCCGGAAGAGGATGACCTGAGAAGCAGCGAACGCGGAGATGGCCTCAGGGGCGCCTCGCACCTTCCCGCCCAGCCCGGAGCACCCTGGAAAGAGAAAGCCGGTAGATATCCCGAGGGTGGTACGGGCTTGAGGCAGACCGCCCGCCTCGAGGGGCCCCAGAGGGCCCCCACGGACGAGAAACCCTCCAAGGGTAACGGGCGCGCCCGGGGCCTCCGGCAGAACGCGCGCGGTCCCAGCCGGCCCCGGGCCCCCGCCGGGGAGATGCCCTACCGATGCGACGTGTGCGGGAAGGGCTTCCGGTATCAGTCGATTCTGCTCATCCACCAGGGCGTGCACACGGGAAAGAAGCCCTACGCGTGTGAGGAGTGCGGGAAGGCCTTCGGTCGAAGCTCCAACCTGCTCGTCCACCAGCGGGTccacaccggggagaagccctACAAGTGCGGCGAGTGCGGGAAGGGCTTCAGCTACAGCTCGGTGCTGCAGGTGCACCGGCGGCTgcacacgggcgagaagccctACGCGTGCGGCGAGTGCGGCAAGGGCTTCTACGCCAAGTCCGCGCTCCACAAGCACCGGCACGTGCACCCCGGGGAGAAGCCCTTGGGCTGCGGCGCCGAGTGCGGGAAGGGCCTCTCGTGCGGCTCCCACCCGAGCAGCCGCCAGAAGGCGCACGCGGGGCAGAAGCCCTACCGGTGCGACCAGTGCGACAAGGGTTTCAGCTACAACTCGTACCTCCGGGCCCACCAGCGGGTTCACACGGGGCAGCGCCTCTTCGACTGCGACGTGTGCGGGAAGAGCTTCAGCTACAGCTCGGGGCTGCTCCGGCACCAGAGGCTGCACACGGGGGAGAAGCCCTACAAGTGCGAGTGCGGGAAGGGCTTCGGCCGAAGCTCGGACCTCCACGTCCACCAGAGGGTccacaccggggagaagccctACAAGTGCGGCGAGTGCGGGAAGGGCTTCCGGCGCAATTCGGACCTCCACAGTCACCAGAGGGTCCACACGGGGGAGAGGCCGTTCGTGTGCGACGCGTGTGGCAAGGGCTTCATTTACAGCTCCGACCTCCTCATCCACCAGAGGACccacacgggcgagaagccctACAAGTGTGCCGAGTGCGGCAAAGGCTTCAGTTACAGCTCGGGGCTCCTCATCCACCAGAGGGTCCACACCGGCGAGAAGCCCTACAAGTGCGAAGCGTGCGGGAAGGGTTTCCGGTGCACGTCGAGCCTCTACAAACATCAGCGGATCCACACGGGGAAGAAGCCGTACACGTGTGAGGAGTGTGGCAAGGGCTTCAGTTACGGCTCAAATCTGCGCACCCACCAGAGACTGCACACGGGGGAGAAACCCTACACGTGTTACGAATGTGGCAAGGGCTTCAGGTACGGCTCTGGTCTCCTCAGTCACAAGAGGGTGCACACGGGAGAGAAGCCCTACAGATGCGACGTGTGTGGGAAGGGCTACAGTCAGAGCTCACATCTTCAAGGCCACCAGAGGGTCCACACTGGTGAGAAGCCCTACAGGTGCGAGGAGTGCGGGAAGGGCTTTGGGCGAAGCTCCTGTCTTCACGTCCACCAGAGGGTCCACACCGGCGAGAAGCCCTACAG
- the ZNF229 gene encoding zinc finger protein 229 isoform X3, whose translation MKAFVNESWNVLERCKKLDTQGTTYKPEWDGFGFRWVSRCHDDHGLPERERPSDRERCGRDRLKKSTLRHPAPEEDDLRSSERGDGLRGASHLPAQPGAPWKEKAGRYPEGGTGLRQTARLEGPQRAPTDEKPSKGNGRARGLRQNARGPSRPRAPAGEMPYRCDVCGKGFRYQSILLIHQGVHTGKKPYACEECGKAFGRSSNLLVHQRVHTGEKPYKCGECGKGFSYSSVLQVHRRLHTGEKPYACGECGKGFYAKSALHKHRHVHPGEKPLGCGAECGKGLSCGSHPSSRQKAHAGQKPYRCDQCDKGFSYNSYLRAHQRVHTGQRLFDCDVCGKSFSYSSGLLRHQRLHTGEKPYKCECGKGFGRSSDLHVHQRVHTGEKPYKCGECGKGFRRNSDLHSHQRVHTGERPFVCDACGKGFIYSSDLLIHQRTHTGEKPYKCAECGKGFSYSSGLLIHQRVHTGEKPYKCEACGKGFRCTSSLYKHQRIHTGKKPYTCEECGKGFSYGSNLRTHQRLHTGEKPYTCYECGKGFRYGSGLLSHKRVHTGEKPYRCDVCGKGYSQSSHLQGHQRVHTGEKPYRCEECGKGFGRSSCLHVHQRVHTGEKPYSSAFSGSHSFQEEDSMVKFRIFWIKPLFHLLSSLNHVLHKTTYKFLCLEQGEDQ comes from the coding sequence ATGAAAGCCTTTGTGAACGAGTCGTGGAATGTTCTGGAAAGGTGTAAAAAACTTGACACGCAGGGTACAACGTATAAACCTGAGTGGGATGGTTTCGGCTTCCGCTGGGTGTCACGTTGTCACGATGACCACGGGTTACCTGAAAGAGAGAGACCGTCTGATCGCGAGCGCTGTGGAAGAGACCGCCTGAAAAAGTCAACCCTCCGTCACCCTGCCCCGGAAGAGGATGACCTGAGAAGCAGCGAACGCGGAGATGGCCTCAGGGGCGCCTCGCACCTTCCCGCCCAGCCCGGAGCACCCTGGAAAGAGAAAGCCGGTAGATATCCCGAGGGTGGTACGGGCTTGAGGCAGACCGCCCGCCTCGAGGGGCCCCAGAGGGCCCCCACGGACGAGAAACCCTCCAAGGGTAACGGGCGCGCCCGGGGCCTCCGGCAGAACGCGCGCGGTCCCAGCCGGCCCCGGGCCCCCGCCGGGGAGATGCCCTACCGATGCGACGTGTGCGGGAAGGGCTTCCGGTATCAGTCGATTCTGCTCATCCACCAGGGCGTGCACACGGGAAAGAAGCCCTACGCGTGTGAGGAGTGCGGGAAGGCCTTCGGTCGAAGCTCCAACCTGCTCGTCCACCAGCGGGTccacaccggggagaagccctACAAGTGCGGCGAGTGCGGGAAGGGCTTCAGCTACAGCTCGGTGCTGCAGGTGCACCGGCGGCTgcacacgggcgagaagccctACGCGTGCGGCGAGTGCGGCAAGGGCTTCTACGCCAAGTCCGCGCTCCACAAGCACCGGCACGTGCACCCCGGGGAGAAGCCCTTGGGCTGCGGCGCCGAGTGCGGGAAGGGCCTCTCGTGCGGCTCCCACCCGAGCAGCCGCCAGAAGGCGCACGCGGGGCAGAAGCCCTACCGGTGCGACCAGTGCGACAAGGGTTTCAGCTACAACTCGTACCTCCGGGCCCACCAGCGGGTTCACACGGGGCAGCGCCTCTTCGACTGCGACGTGTGCGGGAAGAGCTTCAGCTACAGCTCGGGGCTGCTCCGGCACCAGAGGCTGCACACGGGGGAGAAGCCCTACAAGTGCGAGTGCGGGAAGGGCTTCGGCCGAAGCTCGGACCTCCACGTCCACCAGAGGGTccacaccggggagaagccctACAAGTGCGGCGAGTGCGGGAAGGGCTTCCGGCGCAATTCGGACCTCCACAGTCACCAGAGGGTCCACACGGGGGAGAGGCCGTTCGTGTGCGACGCGTGTGGCAAGGGCTTCATTTACAGCTCCGACCTCCTCATCCACCAGAGGACccacacgggcgagaagccctACAAGTGTGCCGAGTGCGGCAAAGGCTTCAGTTACAGCTCGGGGCTCCTCATCCACCAGAGGGTCCACACCGGCGAGAAGCCCTACAAGTGCGAAGCGTGCGGGAAGGGTTTCCGGTGCACGTCGAGCCTCTACAAACATCAGCGGATCCACACGGGGAAGAAGCCGTACACGTGTGAGGAGTGTGGCAAGGGCTTCAGTTACGGCTCAAATCTGCGCACCCACCAGAGACTGCACACGGGGGAGAAACCCTACACGTGTTACGAATGTGGCAAGGGCTTCAGGTACGGCTCTGGTCTCCTCAGTCACAAGAGGGTGCACACGGGAGAGAAGCCCTACAGATGCGACGTGTGTGGGAAGGGCTACAGTCAGAGCTCACATCTTCAAGGCCACCAGAGGGTCCACACTGGTGAGAAGCCCTACAGGTGCGAGGAGTGCGGGAAGGGCTTTGGGCGAAGCTCCTGTCTTCACGTCCACCAGAGGGTCCACACCGGCGAGAAGCCCTACAG